A portion of the Musa acuminata AAA Group cultivar baxijiao chromosome BXJ1-1, Cavendish_Baxijiao_AAA, whole genome shotgun sequence genome contains these proteins:
- the LOC135679664 gene encoding protein AMEIOTIC 1 homolog has protein sequence MSSNQAARILRLPVPPSDLEVQKHLLSFWLSNSNLYDSPPFIGPPESVMEVDEVDNQTSLLGHCLLTIKQTGFVGWGIRRKVKYIGRQRDISWSSPEEEKEEVQADEEQLHSEKKRKREVVEEERKKNNKNKRGNKGENKKEKKKKPRRDRDDKRRYEEKQQQGKGTRDRWSSERYEAAEMKLLEIMKEKGAELGKPIMRQALREEARKHIGDTGLLDHLLKHMAGKVVTNGTERFRRRHNSEGAMEYWLEPADFVEVRQKAGVADPYWVPPPGWKPGDAPACPCDGEIRQLREELSLLKRDMDHLNSLKQLEKVVNEAQPEPENGGNTWQEEIRLLKEEKEKKNMEMEAMKEDKGVQYEGDDTMQHDGNENKGDGDANDGNSNSNITDSIMKDTNNNSNSNISNLSITAVDITKSRSATTNSKRVAARRSGFRICKPQGTFLWPDMWSSTSSSAADGGAGVWRPPGSQVVPNPMMTTMTTATIEEHLMLLGGVPTPSSASTATSAPRLLLLPSPASPAHTHPPEVMAVPPPPPPPHHHNHHLQMLQQTGGSCDICPSVVYRHMVARNGERGQQEHLQSACLLQTWKEQKRWRKKCVICSAGSYALRKQGTARANQVRPQADNSVLQIAYLNV, from the exons ATGAGCTCGAACCAGGCCGCGAGGATACTTCGGTTGCCTGTGCCGCCGTCTGATTTGGAAGTACAGAAGCACTTACTTAGTTTCTGGCTGTCGAATTCCAACCTGTACGATTCTCCTCCATTTATAGGCCCCCCGGAATCGGTAATGGAGGTCGACGAGGTCGATAATCAAACATCACTTTTAGGCCACTGCCTCCTGACCATCAAGCAAACAGGCTTTGTCGGATGGGGGATACGAAGGAAGGTTAAGTACATTGGGAGGCAGCGGGACATTTCGTGGTCGTCGCctgaggaagagaaggaggaagTGCAAGCGGACGAGGAACAGCTGCACTCTGAAAAGAAGAGAAAGCGCGAGGTcgttgaggaggagaggaagaagaataatAAGAATAAAAGGGGAAATAAGGGCGAGaataagaaggagaagaagaaaaagcccCGGCGCGACAGGGACGACAAGAGGAGGTACGAGGAGAAGCAGCAACAGGGGAAGGGGACGAGGGACCGGTGGTCGTCGGAGAGGTACGAGGCGGCAGAGATGAAGCTGCTGGAGATCATGAAGGAGAAGGGGGCGGAGCTCGGGAAGCCCATAATGCGGCAGGCGTTGAGGGAGGAGGCGAGGAAGCACATCGGGGACACGGGCCTCCTGGACCATCTGCTGAAGCACATGGCGGGCAAGGTGGTGACCAACGGCACCGAGCGGTTCCGGAGGCGGCACAACTCGGAGGGCGCAATGGAGTACTGGCTGGAGCCAGCGGACTTCGTGGAGGTCCGCCAGAAGGCTGGGGTGGCGGACCCCTACTGGGTCCCGCCACCCGGGTGGAAGCCTGGCGATGCGCCTGCATGCCCCTGTGATGGTGAGATAAGGCAACTCAGAGAGGAATTATCACTTCTGAAgag GGATATGGACCATCTGAATTCACTGAAGCAATTGGAGAAGGTAGTTAACGAAGCCCAACCTGAACCTGAAAATGGCGGGAATACTTGGCAG GAAGAGATAAGACTTCTgaaggaagagaaggaaaaaaagaacatGGAGATGGAGGCAATGAAAGAAGACAAAGGCGTGCAGTACGAAGGAGATGACACCATGCAACATGATGGAAATGAGAACAAAGGAGATGGGGACGCCAACGACGGCAACAGCAATTCCAATATCACTGACAGTATCATGAAAGACACAAACAACAACAGCAATAGCAACATAAGCAACCTATCCATTACAGCCGTCGATATAACTAAGAGTAGGAGCGCCACCACGAACAGCAAGAGGGTGGCGGCACGCCGGAGTGGGTTCAGGATCTGCAAGCCTCAGGGTACGTTCCTGTGGCCGGACATGTGGAGCAGTACCAGCAGCAGCGCCGCTGATGGTGGTGCCGGGGTGTGGCGTCCGCCGGGTTCGCAGGTGGTCCCCAACCCCATGATGACCACCATGACGACAGCGACCATAGAGGAGCATCTGATGCTGCTGGGTGGGGTCCCCACTCCTTCGTCGGCCTCTACCGCCACCTCGGCGCCCAGGCTCCTGCTACTGCCTTCTCCGGCGTCCCCAGCCCACACACATCCTCCAGAGGTCATGGCGGTCCCcccgcctcctcctccacctcatcaTCACAACCACCATTTGCAGATGCTGCAACAAACGGGCGGCTCCTGCGACATCTGCCCTTCCGTGGTGTACCGTCACATGGTGGCAcgc AATGGTGAAAGGGGGCAGCAAGAGCATTTGCAGTCTGCTTGCCTGCTCCAAACATGGAAAGAGCAAAAGCGGTGGAGGAAGAAGTGCGTAATCTGTTCAGCTGGGAGCTACGCACTCAGAAAGCAGGGAACAGCACGTGCCAATCAGGTACGCCCGCAGGCAGACAACTCAGTGTTGCAGATTGCGTATTTAAACGTGTAG
- the LOC135678818 gene encoding cell division cycle 20.2, cofactor of APC complex-like, giving the protein MSSSRSRRVEYDRFIPFRSAMDMDYARFALTRPSRPKRDGSRESPSSVAYQKLLDDCILKNRSRILAFKTVPEAPASKLPQFDEPIRPQKKQQRRIPKEPERVLVIHVLLDDNVLNLLDWGSNNVLAIGLEDAVYLWDAANESTKLLQPVEDRGPITCVRWSPDCAVLAVAFGNSDLALIDPATGHVVDGMEDENQAPVLSLAWRSNSILTVGRFDSTVIDYDFRKDDMFICFYNGHRRGVCSLKWSLLSGQYLASGGQDKLVHRWDACMPVARHGWVIPQGELIVRRTMEGQ; this is encoded by the coding sequence atgtcttcttcgcgttcTAGGCGTGTGGAGTACGACCGCTTCATCCCGTTCCGGTCGGCGATGGACATGGACTACGCACGCTTTGCCCTAACCAGGCCTTCGAGACCGAAGCGTGATGGTTCTAGGGAATCCCCATCGAGCGTGGCGTACCAAAAGCTTCTTGATGACTGCATTTTGAAGAACAGGTCTCGTATCCTCGCTTTCAAGACTGTACCTGAAGCGCCGGCCAGCAAGCTGCCCCAGTTTGACGAGCCCATTCGTCCGCAGAAGAAGCAACAGAGGCGAATCCCTAAAGAACCAGAGAGGGTTTTGGTAATCCACGTCTtgttggatgataatgttttgaatctcctcgactggggaagcaataatgtgttggcGATTGGCCTTGAGGACGCAGTGTATCTCTGGGACGCTGCAAACGAGTCGACTAAGCTTCTACAACCCGTAGAAGACAGAGGACCTATCACTTGCGTCCGATGGTCGCCAGACTGTGCAGTTCTTGCTGTCGCATTTGGCAATTCAGATTTAGCCCTGATTGATCCAGCAACAGGACATGTCGTGGATGGGATGGAAGATGAGAACCAGGCCCCTGTGTTGTCACTTGCGTGGAGAAGTAATTCAATCTTGACGGTCGGAAGATTTGATAGCACTGTTATTGATTATGACTTTAGAAAGGATGACATGTTCATCTGTTTCTATAATGGGCATCGGCGTGGagtttgtagtcttaaatggtccTTGTTGTCAGGGCAGTATTTGGCGAGTGGAGGGCAGGACAAACTAGTGCACAGATGGGATGCTTGCATGCCTGTCGCTCGTCATGGATGGGTAATTCCACAAGGTGAGTTGATTGTTCGGCGAACCATGGAAGGTCAGTAA